A genomic stretch from Barnesiella intestinihominis YIT 11860 includes:
- a CDS encoding family 16 glycosylhydrolase has translation MKKVQLFLASLPLALSVACGTTNELVFEDDFEGTGLPDSLRWNYEEGYVRNGELQYYTVARPENCYRQDGYLHIVVRRDSAVIENGLFAKQWETPVDTTRSTAVAPITSASITTKGLAEWKYCRVEVRAKLPDGIGTWPAIWMMPADDTYGEWPKSGEMDIMENVGYELPKVHYAIHTEKYNHTKNNQKCHTVDCATVATDFHVYGFEWREDKLTWYLDGVETYSVTKDENGWEAWPFDRPFYLILNFAFGGGWGGSQGVDLDALPQEYIIDYVRVYR, from the coding sequence ATGAAAAAAGTGCAATTGTTTTTAGCTAGCCTGCCGCTGGCGCTCTCGGTGGCATGTGGTACGACAAATGAGTTGGTGTTTGAAGATGATTTCGAGGGAACCGGGCTCCCCGATTCCTTGCGCTGGAATTACGAAGAAGGCTATGTGCGTAACGGCGAATTACAATATTACACGGTAGCCCGTCCCGAGAACTGTTATCGGCAGGACGGCTATCTGCACATCGTGGTTCGTCGCGACAGTGCGGTGATAGAGAACGGACTGTTCGCCAAACAGTGGGAGACGCCGGTCGATACGACCCGCAGCACGGCGGTTGCCCCGATTACCTCGGCCAGCATTACCACCAAGGGTCTTGCCGAATGGAAATATTGCCGGGTAGAGGTGCGCGCCAAATTGCCCGATGGAATAGGCACTTGGCCCGCTATTTGGATGATGCCCGCCGACGATACCTATGGCGAATGGCCCAAGAGCGGTGAGATGGATATTATGGAGAATGTAGGATATGAATTGCCCAAAGTCCATTATGCCATACATACCGAAAAATACAACCATACCAAAAACAATCAAAAATGCCATACCGTCGATTGCGCCACGGTGGCCACCGATTTTCATGTATATGGTTTTGAATGGCGGGAGGATAAACTCACATGGTATCTCGACGGGGTTGAAACCTATTCGGTAACAAAAGACGAAAACGGCTGGGAGGCATGGCCGTTCGACCGTCCGTTTTATCTGATACTCAATTTCGCTTTCGGCGGAGGCTGGGGCGGAAGTCAGGGTGTCGACCTCGACGCGCTCCCGCAAGAGTACATTATCGATTATGTGAGGGTGTATCGCTGA
- a CDS encoding leucine-rich repeat protein, with product MNQIRRILLFGCFFPTIFNIKAYDFEHEKIYYKITSESEATVGVDRGTTEYIGKIVIPEEVQGGDGIFVVGPGGEIIGPPVVDYSKTYRVTSIEENAFGGCLGVETVTFPESIVSVNKCAFQNCLFLVQIYCLGQVPPVCDSSSFDNVNKKDCVLYVPKGRLAAYRNAHVWKDFPMIVESDFSGIVEIQNSVRISGKEDRIIIDGITEGYVWIYDINGVLVKTLPATGERMEIRLQERGIYLVKYAGRTVKVKI from the coding sequence ATGAATCAAATACGGAGAATTTTATTATTCGGCTGCTTTTTCCCTACTATTTTTAACATAAAGGCTTATGACTTTGAGCATGAGAAGATTTATTATAAAATTACATCTGAGTCTGAGGCGACCGTTGGTGTAGATAGGGGAACGACTGAGTATATTGGGAAAATTGTTATCCCCGAAGAAGTTCAAGGTGGAGATGGAATTTTTGTTGTTGGACCGGGTGGAGAGATTATTGGGCCACCTGTGGTTGATTATTCAAAGACGTATAGAGTGACATCGATTGAAGAAAATGCTTTCGGAGGCTGTTTGGGGGTGGAAACTGTGACTTTCCCTGAAAGTATCGTTTCAGTTAATAAATGTGCTTTCCAAAATTGTTTGTTTTTGGTGCAAATCTATTGTTTGGGACAGGTTCCACCTGTTTGTGATTCTAGTAGCTTTGATAATGTAAATAAGAAGGATTGTGTACTATATGTTCCGAAAGGACGATTGGCTGCTTATAGGAATGCACATGTTTGGAAAGATTTTCCTATGATTGTAGAATCTGATTTTTCAGGGATTGTAGAAATCCAAAATTCTGTGAGAATATCGGGAAAAGAAGACCGAATAATAATAGATGGTATAACCGAAGGGTATGTTTGGATTTATGATATAAATGGAGTATTGGTAAAAACTTTGCCGGCAACTGGCGAGCGTATGGAGATTCGGTTACAAGAAAGAGGTATTTATCTTGTTAAATATGCAGGTAGGACGGTTAAGGTAAAGATATGA
- a CDS encoding choice-of-anchor Q domain-containing protein, giving the protein MNKKVLFVGLLAGCFGMNAFAATEIYVSASTGNDSYNGASWETAYKTLQYAVASVKENEETIIYLEANTTFDTGGQLDFGENKNVTIIGENTTLRAALQAGKDGGEGARIMRAATGCNLTVKGLTFLNGRQVTYQPAGGLYFAGNTLVVDSCQFIDNESGSGGSGICARAKDVTVRNSYFDGNYVYSNYGTGAALIQAGVNNGDAGSLLVENCTFYRNDVPGAGTAISTSDAAVGYSNVESVKVVNCTFVGNTSEAVYTPDIESSVSNQGAIDVTESADATIYVINNTFYDNDGALRIGDIYKGELVMLNNLIFANGAGIFGDPSYTVANLRTPIEGYNNIIVGAEQGVNDAIDDECFNSGKAQYNNTVETLATYPLSNVALSTVLSTDNFVPYLALTAENSSAVNAGYATGEYVDLVPTTDIRGLAVVGTRDIGAYEYGATDPSAISSVAADESDFVIVANGDQISVMNTADRNFTLTVVDMLGRAVYAGNGAGMMTVNKQDIDAHCVIFVLTDGVSKKVQKMMLH; this is encoded by the coding sequence ATGAACAAAAAAGTATTATTTGTAGGATTGTTGGCCGGCTGTTTCGGTATGAACGCCTTTGCGGCCACAGAAATCTATGTGAGCGCCTCGACGGGTAACGACAGTTACAACGGCGCTTCGTGGGAAACCGCTTATAAAACCTTGCAATATGCGGTAGCCAGTGTAAAAGAGAACGAAGAGACCATTATCTATTTGGAAGCCAATACTACTTTCGATACGGGCGGCCAATTGGATTTCGGTGAGAACAAAAACGTAACTATTATTGGGGAAAATACGACGCTTCGCGCCGCTTTACAAGCTGGTAAGGACGGCGGTGAGGGCGCTCGTATTATGCGTGCCGCGACCGGTTGCAACCTTACGGTAAAAGGCCTTACTTTCCTCAATGGTCGCCAAGTTACTTATCAACCGGCCGGAGGCCTTTACTTTGCCGGTAATACGTTGGTGGTAGACAGCTGCCAGTTTATCGACAACGAGTCGGGCTCAGGAGGTTCGGGTATATGCGCTCGCGCCAAAGATGTGACCGTGCGCAACTCCTATTTCGACGGCAACTATGTGTACAGTAATTATGGTACGGGTGCCGCCCTTATACAAGCCGGTGTAAACAATGGCGATGCTGGGTCGCTGCTGGTAGAAAACTGTACTTTCTATCGCAATGATGTGCCGGGAGCGGGAACAGCGATTTCGACTTCCGATGCAGCTGTGGGATACTCCAATGTGGAAAGTGTAAAGGTTGTCAATTGTACCTTTGTAGGCAATACCTCCGAAGCCGTCTATACTCCCGATATAGAGAGTTCTGTTTCCAATCAAGGAGCTATCGATGTGACAGAATCTGCCGATGCGACGATATATGTGATCAACAACACCTTCTACGACAACGATGGCGCATTGCGTATCGGCGATATTTATAAAGGTGAGCTTGTGATGCTCAACAACCTGATCTTTGCCAACGGAGCCGGTATTTTTGGCGATCCCAGCTACACGGTAGCCAATTTGCGCACTCCTATCGAAGGTTACAACAACATTATCGTAGGCGCTGAGCAGGGTGTTAATGACGCTATCGACGACGAGTGCTTCAACAGTGGAAAAGCCCAGTACAACAACACGGTAGAGACTTTGGCTACCTACCCGCTATCGAATGTGGCTTTGTCTACCGTATTGTCTACCGACAACTTCGTACCCTACTTGGCGTTGACCGCCGAGAACAGCAGTGCTGTGAACGCCGGTTATGCCACAGGCGAATATGTCGACCTTGTCCCCACTACCGACATTCGTGGCTTGGCCGTTGTGGGCACGAGAGACATCGGTGCCTATGAATACGGCGCTACCGACCCGTCGGCTATCTCGTCGGTTGCAGCCGATGAATCGGACTTCGTGATTGTGGCCAATGGCGACCAAATCTCTGTCATGAATACGGCCGACCGCAACTTCACGTTGACCGTGGTAGATATGTTGGGTCGTGCGGTTTACGCCGGAAATGGCGCTGGCATGATGACGGTCAATAAACAAGACATCGACGCTCATTGCGTAATCTTTGTGTTGACTGACGGTGTAAGCAAGAAAGTACAAAAAATGATGTTGCATTAA
- a CDS encoding CidA/LrgA family protein — MIKGFCYIMLFYVLGEMMSLLIGKLIPGSVCGMILLFIALTLKWIRPHDVDKAASALTRNMALFFVPASIGLMHEYKILMSNWVVLLTVSVVTTLLVIVVVGVTEEQLDRKLSHKKGGEKI; from the coding sequence ATGATTAAAGGTTTTTGTTACATCATGCTTTTCTATGTATTAGGAGAGATGATGAGTCTGCTAATCGGGAAACTCATTCCCGGCAGCGTATGCGGCATGATATTGCTATTCATCGCGCTCACTTTAAAATGGATCCGTCCGCACGATGTAGATAAAGCAGCCTCGGCACTCACCCGCAATATGGCTCTGTTTTTCGTTCCCGCCAGCATAGGGCTAATGCACGAATATAAAATACTCATGAGCAATTGGGTAGTATTACTCACCGTATCGGTTGTGACAACATTGCTGGTAATCGTTGTCGTCGGAGTAACCGAAGAACAGCTCGACCGCAAATTATCCCATAAGAAAGGAGGTGAAAAAATATGA
- a CDS encoding T9SS type A sorting domain-containing protein, with protein sequence MKKAILLLCIASALCGKSVAQSVVSSAGGSTDMLTWTLGEVFTESVMRSNVVRFSQGFNQPIAISTSGILNIKGDNLTFTAGPNPVVDELYLSISGSRATSWWLYDMQGRLLGLGELADTQAVIDFSDKTTGEYVLKITNEVGSRSVLIIKK encoded by the coding sequence ATGAAAAAGGCAATCCTATTATTATGTATAGCGTCGGCTTTGTGCGGAAAGTCGGTGGCTCAATCGGTCGTGTCGAGTGCCGGCGGTAGTACCGACATGTTGACATGGACGCTGGGCGAGGTATTCACCGAGTCGGTGATGCGTTCCAATGTCGTGCGTTTCTCGCAAGGATTCAATCAACCTATAGCCATATCGACCTCGGGTATCCTGAATATCAAGGGCGATAACCTCACCTTTACTGCCGGCCCCAATCCCGTAGTCGACGAGTTGTATCTCTCGATTTCGGGGAGCCGTGCCACTTCGTGGTGGTTATACGACATGCAGGGGCGTTTGCTCGGTTTGGGCGAGTTGGCCGATACACAAGCCGTGATTGATTTCTCCGATAAGACGACAGGGGAGTATGTGTTGAAGATTACGAACGAGGTCGGTAGCCGTTCGGTTTTGATTATTAAAAAATAA
- a CDS encoding family 16 glycosylhydrolase — translation MRLQVGEGTPIEGSFGAVDWWGKVSIETEIELAGSGEAVFTSTQELGTVPYALSAENALLLKSDDGTQWSLECDNDGTLKAVAIPERFTKLVFSDEFDGTGLLDDSKWGYEEGYVRNGEDQYYTVAREENAYMADGCLHIVCRNDSALIEDALYEQQWSGSHGYRADTIIPITSASVVTKGKFAFTYGRVEVRAKLPVCLGSWPAIWMFPQDRSDWPACGEIDIIEHVGYDPNNIYFTAHCADFNSNNQPNRYANSAPIENPEDWHVYSFEWHPDRLLWFIDGELQATVLRGRTYSNTNWPYTKDFYLLLNFAFGGGWGGREGIDVTALPLEYVIDYVRIYQ, via the coding sequence GTGCGCCTGCAAGTGGGCGAGGGTACACCTATCGAAGGTTCTTTCGGTGCGGTCGACTGGTGGGGCAAAGTCTCTATCGAGACCGAGATCGAACTGGCCGGTAGCGGCGAGGCGGTATTTACCTCCACTCAAGAGTTGGGCACAGTGCCCTACGCTTTGTCGGCAGAGAATGCTTTGTTGCTGAAATCGGACGACGGCACACAATGGAGCTTGGAGTGCGATAACGACGGCACGTTGAAAGCCGTGGCGATTCCCGAGCGCTTTACCAAACTGGTTTTCTCCGACGAGTTCGACGGCACCGGTTTGCTCGACGACAGCAAATGGGGTTATGAAGAAGGCTATGTGCGCAACGGCGAGGATCAATATTATACGGTGGCTCGTGAAGAAAATGCCTATATGGCCGACGGCTGTCTGCACATCGTGTGCCGCAACGACAGCGCCTTGATAGAAGACGCGTTGTATGAGCAGCAGTGGAGTGGGTCGCATGGTTATCGCGCCGATACGATTATTCCCATTACCTCGGCCAGCGTCGTGACCAAAGGGAAATTCGCCTTTACCTATGGCCGGGTGGAGGTGCGTGCCAAACTTCCGGTGTGCTTGGGCTCGTGGCCCGCTATCTGGATGTTCCCGCAAGACCGTAGCGACTGGCCCGCTTGTGGCGAAATCGACATCATTGAGCATGTGGGATATGACCCCAACAACATCTACTTCACGGCTCACTGCGCCGACTTCAATAGCAACAACCAGCCCAACCGCTACGCTAACAGCGCTCCCATCGAGAACCCCGAGGATTGGCATGTCTATTCCTTTGAGTGGCACCCCGATCGGTTGCTTTGGTTCATCGACGGGGAGCTGCAAGCCACCGTTTTGCGTGGAAGAACCTATTCCAATACCAACTGGCCTTATACCAAAGATTTCTATTTGTTGCTCAATTTCGCCTTTGGCGGAGGTTGGGGCGGTCGTGAAGGAATCGACGTGACGGCTCTTCCCTTGGAGTATGTGATCGACTATGTGAGGATATATCAATAA
- a CDS encoding ATP-dependent DNA helicase RecQ: MNEIIHEVLHKYWGYSQFRPMQEEIITSLLDGHDTLGLMPTGGGKSLTFQVPTLSREGICLVITPLVALMKDQVDNLRSRGIRAAYLHAGMTRREMIVTLDNCLYGRYKFLYISPERLDTELFIARIKGLPVSFIVVDEAHCISQWGYDFRPAYLKIADIRYILPEVPILALTATATPKVAEDIQRKLSFRNGQVFRTGFSRPNLSYVVRQGEDKLQQLLRILNRVPGSAIVYVRNRKRTKEVAEELRKAGISADFFHAGLNSEEKADKQQKWKADEIRVMVSTNAFGMGIDKPNVRVVVHIEMPNAPEEYFQEAGRAGRDGTRSYAVLLYARRDKATLHKRLTEEFPDKEFILKVYERVGNFLEIALGCGMDSIYEFNLKRFCTTFKYAATPVLNALKILTISGYIEFIEETDSLSRIMILVHKDELYELRESDPQTDRVLQCLLRSYTGLFADYTYIHEDLLCQRLGMNQQEVYESLLKLNRMHVLHYIPRRRTPYIVYTRERMEPRYVQITREAYEERRERMADRIKSMITYAISSRCRQQMLLEYFGEKADYECGYCDNCIERKKRETVSKNTPIQIAKEIQRLLGNGAISRNKIVESLPYPENEVIESLRFLQDEGFITACEDGIHYKNK; the protein is encoded by the coding sequence ATGAACGAAATTATCCACGAAGTATTGCATAAATATTGGGGCTATTCCCAATTCCGTCCTATGCAGGAAGAGATTATCACCTCACTGCTCGACGGGCATGACACGTTGGGATTAATGCCGACAGGGGGAGGAAAATCCCTTACATTCCAAGTTCCCACCCTTAGCCGGGAAGGCATCTGTTTAGTAATTACCCCATTGGTCGCTTTGATGAAAGACCAAGTAGATAACCTACGCAGCCGAGGGATACGGGCAGCTTATCTGCACGCCGGTATGACGCGCCGTGAGATGATCGTCACTCTCGACAATTGCCTGTACGGACGCTATAAATTTCTGTACATTTCACCGGAACGTCTGGATACGGAATTATTCATCGCTCGTATTAAAGGATTGCCGGTTTCCTTTATCGTCGTGGACGAAGCTCACTGCATTTCTCAATGGGGATACGATTTCCGTCCGGCCTATTTGAAAATAGCAGACATACGTTATATTCTGCCCGAAGTCCCTATACTGGCACTCACAGCTACTGCTACCCCCAAAGTAGCCGAAGATATACAACGTAAGCTATCCTTCCGCAACGGGCAAGTTTTCCGCACCGGTTTCTCACGTCCCAATCTTTCATACGTGGTAAGACAAGGAGAAGACAAGCTCCAACAACTGCTACGCATACTCAACCGTGTGCCGGGCAGCGCTATCGTGTATGTGAGGAATCGAAAACGGACGAAAGAAGTCGCCGAAGAATTGCGCAAAGCTGGTATATCGGCAGATTTTTTTCACGCTGGATTGAACTCGGAAGAAAAAGCCGATAAACAACAAAAATGGAAAGCAGACGAAATCCGGGTTATGGTTTCGACAAATGCCTTCGGCATGGGTATAGACAAACCAAACGTAAGGGTTGTCGTCCATATCGAAATGCCGAACGCCCCCGAAGAGTACTTTCAAGAAGCGGGACGAGCGGGGCGTGATGGAACCCGTTCCTATGCGGTATTGCTTTATGCCCGAAGAGATAAAGCCACGTTGCACAAAAGGTTGACCGAGGAATTTCCCGATAAGGAATTTATATTGAAAGTTTACGAACGCGTAGGCAATTTTCTCGAAATAGCATTAGGCTGTGGCATGGATTCGATTTACGAGTTTAACTTGAAACGCTTTTGCACCACATTCAAGTATGCTGCCACACCTGTACTCAACGCGCTGAAAATACTTACCATTTCGGGATATATCGAATTTATCGAGGAAACCGACTCTCTATCCCGGATCATGATTCTGGTACACAAGGACGAACTATACGAATTACGAGAAAGTGATCCCCAAACCGACCGTGTGCTGCAATGCCTATTGCGATCTTATACCGGACTGTTCGCCGACTACACATATATTCATGAAGATTTGTTGTGCCAACGGCTCGGCATGAACCAGCAGGAAGTGTATGAATCGCTGCTAAAACTGAACCGCATGCATGTACTGCATTATATTCCCCGGCGTCGCACCCCATACATCGTCTATACCCGGGAACGCATGGAGCCCCGCTATGTACAAATTACCCGCGAAGCCTATGAAGAGCGTCGAGAGCGTATGGCAGATCGCATAAAAAGTATGATTACATACGCTATCTCTTCTCGCTGTCGCCAACAAATGCTCCTGGAATATTTCGGAGAAAAAGCAGATTATGAATGTGGCTATTGCGACAACTGTATCGAACGAAAAAAACGAGAGACCGTCTCAAAAAATACTCCGATACAAATTGCGAAAGAGATACAGCGACTGCTCGGAAATGGGGCAATCAGCCGAAACAAAATCGTGGAAAGCCTCCCCTATCCAGAGAACGAGGTTATCGAGAGCTTGCGCTTTTTACAGGACGAAGGATTCATTACCGCCTGCGAAGACGGTATTCACTATAAAAATAAATAA
- a CDS encoding choice-of-anchor Q domain-containing protein has product MKKPITLVRAALVAAVCSLSVHADKVYYVEPDGNNPEGMTVDAVYTKIGTAINNVTADEPVTIYLKPGHVFSENNMNTNTNRIDLTIIGENTTINANAAQRILRTEAARLVLKGITFTGVKNYSSMGGVLYFAGNSGAASELVIDSCVFDSNTLTEGAEGGAAIATGTNAMNVIITNSVFKNNQAGKYSSTMSGAVIRFQGKDGNFVVENSTFHNNAVNSNNGATAIGFDNGSNVKARLVNNTFYNNTTTGVPSGSVPNILIKGSSNTVAVANNTFYFDLREETDETESGADMMKDVYRRTSAVNIAETGDNALHFVNNVVVGLRSAVITPAATGRTIVCQNNYCVVLEPHGFVSELADGENGNVLSTARVANIGDPVVEDIDNLTAMLSSAGLVAELSDDNFVPYLAMEKTSPLVNAGANEYLVAEENIVPEFDVVGTTREDGYVDIGAYEYVDDDDPTGIAGNELSDELTVYVQAGNVVVENHTDAAFEVRLVQIDGRQVAAMKVQQTAVIDGSALPHGVLLVVANNGTSQITKKVIL; this is encoded by the coding sequence ATGAAAAAACCGATTACGCTTGTAAGGGCGGCCCTCGTGGCTGCCGTATGCAGTTTGTCCGTCCATGCGGATAAAGTGTATTATGTGGAGCCCGACGGGAATAATCCCGAGGGTATGACCGTAGATGCTGTATATACCAAGATTGGGACAGCTATAAACAATGTGACGGCTGATGAGCCTGTGACCATTTATTTGAAACCGGGGCATGTCTTCTCGGAGAACAACATGAATACCAATACAAACCGGATCGACCTGACCATCATCGGCGAGAACACCACGATCAATGCCAATGCGGCGCAACGTATATTGCGCACCGAGGCAGCCCGGTTGGTGTTGAAAGGCATCACTTTCACCGGGGTGAAGAACTATTCGAGCATGGGCGGTGTGCTCTACTTTGCAGGAAATTCCGGTGCCGCTTCCGAGTTGGTAATCGATAGCTGTGTCTTTGACAGCAACACTTTGACCGAGGGAGCCGAGGGCGGAGCTGCTATCGCTACCGGAACCAACGCCATGAATGTGATCATTACCAATAGTGTGTTCAAGAACAATCAGGCCGGCAAGTATTCCTCTACGATGAGCGGTGCCGTTATCCGTTTCCAAGGGAAGGACGGGAACTTTGTCGTAGAAAACTCCACTTTTCACAATAATGCCGTCAATTCGAATAATGGCGCTACGGCCATTGGCTTTGACAACGGTTCGAATGTGAAGGCCCGCTTGGTCAACAACACCTTCTATAACAATACGACAACGGGAGTTCCTTCGGGATCGGTGCCCAATATTTTGATAAAAGGCTCCTCCAATACGGTTGCGGTGGCCAACAATACTTTCTATTTTGATTTGAGAGAGGAAACAGACGAAACCGAGAGCGGAGCCGATATGATGAAAGATGTGTATCGCAGAACCTCGGCGGTCAATATCGCCGAGACTGGCGACAACGCTTTGCACTTTGTCAACAACGTGGTCGTGGGCTTGCGCAGTGCTGTGATCACCCCCGCCGCTACTGGCCGTACCATCGTTTGCCAAAACAATTACTGCGTGGTGCTGGAACCTCATGGCTTTGTATCCGAATTGGCCGATGGTGAGAACGGCAACGTGTTGTCGACCGCCCGTGTGGCCAATATTGGTGACCCTGTTGTCGAGGATATCGACAACTTGACCGCTATGTTGTCTTCGGCTGGATTGGTCGCAGAGTTGAGCGACGATAACTTCGTGCCCTATCTGGCCATGGAAAAAACGAGCCCGCTTGTGAATGCCGGTGCCAACGAATATTTGGTTGCCGAGGAGAACATCGTGCCCGAGTTCGACGTCGTGGGCACTACCCGTGAAGACGGTTATGTCGATATAGGTGCGTATGAGTATGTCGATGACGACGATCCCACCGGTATAGCAGGTAACGAATTGAGCGATGAACTCACGGTCTATGTACAGGCCGGTAACGTGGTTGTCGAGAATCATACCGATGCCGCCTTCGAGGTACGTTTGGTACAAATCGACGGCCGCCAGGTAGCTGCCATGAAGGTGCAACAAACGGCTGTCATCGACGGGAGCGCCCTTCCGCACGGCGTGTTGTTGGTCGTAGCTAATAACGGAACTTCGCAAATCACCAAAAAAGTAATTTTATAA
- a CDS encoding LrgB family protein has product MSEIFSSTPFILLLVLGSYLAGCKLYRKKHIALFHPLLVAMVLIIALLSLLDIDYDTFCAGSSFISFLLGPSVVALGYALYEQIEQIRGKEIPVLTAVFAGGIVGIVSVIAICRIMGVDEAITSSLQPKSVTIPIAISLSEHSNGIPSLTAVIVFGCGLLGGIVGPAILDRCHVNSRVARGLALGSAAHGLGTARAIELGAVEGAISGLAIGLMGVITSLLIPLFESIMR; this is encoded by the coding sequence ATGAGTGAAATATTTTCTTCTACTCCCTTTATACTCCTATTGGTATTGGGAAGCTATTTAGCCGGCTGCAAATTGTACCGAAAAAAACACATAGCTCTGTTTCACCCTCTTCTAGTCGCTATGGTGCTTATCATAGCTCTCCTTTCATTACTGGACATTGACTATGACACGTTTTGCGCAGGTAGCAGTTTCATCAGCTTTCTTTTAGGACCCTCGGTCGTTGCACTGGGATATGCCCTTTACGAACAAATCGAGCAAATCAGAGGAAAAGAGATACCCGTACTTACTGCTGTCTTTGCCGGCGGTATCGTAGGTATAGTAAGTGTCATAGCTATTTGCAGAATCATGGGAGTAGACGAGGCTATCACCTCGTCACTGCAACCCAAATCGGTAACCATACCCATCGCTATCTCCTTGTCGGAACACTCGAATGGCATACCGTCGCTCACCGCAGTTATCGTATTTGGCTGCGGGCTTTTGGGTGGTATCGTCGGTCCTGCCATTCTCGACCGCTGCCACGTCAACAGCCGAGTAGCCAGAGGGCTTGCCTTAGGTTCGGCGGCACATGGGCTAGGAACGGCACGAGCCATCGAATTGGGAGCCGTCGAAGGGGCTATCAGTGGCTTGGCCATCGGGCTGATGGGAGTTATCACCTCTTTACTTATACCTCTCTTTGAAAGTATTATGCGCTAA